One window of Flavobacterium dauae genomic DNA carries:
- a CDS encoding PRTRC system protein B, whose amino-acid sequence MNTVNNITEKIGTLYHPQSALVFYQSKDKNAGMYVEHFDMDSNGIPVNAHPLTVKEGNALAGALKINEEKNRTFLKPKGILPTNILHINPSEKGTVLWYTKARQRQLYFVESLGIPSGKAHVPPLLWYADKETLSVFALASDRRPIEKTPLHYAPFFNIYEKGDVCMGTVTIDIKNSASVEEFTQAWEDYFFNSYFSHLLGSYNPIKGNCVNLWEDLVGTDKPFPKERLKKNNRTLKKLL is encoded by the coding sequence ATGAATACCGTAAACAACATCACAGAAAAAATAGGGACATTGTACCACCCCCAATCCGCTTTGGTTTTCTACCAGAGCAAAGATAAAAATGCCGGTATGTACGTGGAGCATTTCGATATGGACAGCAACGGCATACCGGTAAATGCACATCCGCTGACCGTAAAGGAAGGCAACGCATTGGCAGGGGCATTGAAAATCAATGAAGAAAAAAACAGAACCTTTTTAAAGCCAAAGGGTATTTTACCGACCAACATCCTGCACATCAATCCGAGTGAAAAAGGTACGGTACTCTGGTACACCAAAGCACGGCAAAGGCAACTGTATTTTGTGGAAAGTTTAGGCATACCGAGTGGAAAGGCACACGTACCGCCACTGCTTTGGTATGCCGACAAAGAAACGCTTTCAGTGTTCGCTTTGGCAAGTGACAGGCGACCCATCGAAAAAACGCCCTTGCATTATGCACCGTTCTTCAATATTTATGAAAAAGGCGATGTGTGTATGGGAACGGTAACCATCGACATCAAAAATTCGGCATCGGTCGAGGAATTTACACAGGCTTGGGAAGACTATTTTTTTAACAGCTATTTCAGCCATTTATTGGGTAGTTATAATCCGATAAAAGGTAATTGCGTAAACCTTTGGGAAGACCTTGTAGGAACGGACAAACCCTTTCCTAAAGAGCGATTGAAAAAGAATAACAGAACATTAAAAAAACTATTATGA
- a CDS encoding PRTRC system protein E encodes MNTNFFNQIAQLDFTGNLQLTITKGVENNLIVLVYLNNEQCGDNAKNLIPPLTYNGTPQEFDEEFFEKITTPVQKVSGLMVDMENFQMQLDDAKKQSAMEKDKSDKEKKLQDAKDKKYKDAMAKADELEKEGKYRDAWVKVPEPAEYPEKKEEIIKRRSELSAKFAPDLFGTPQEQEKSEPQQEGLYPNYPESEENDVYYEEDEQEY; translated from the coding sequence ATGAACACAAACTTTTTCAATCAGATAGCACAGTTGGATTTTACAGGTAATTTACAACTGACCATTACCAAAGGAGTAGAAAATAACCTAATTGTATTAGTGTATTTAAACAACGAGCAATGTGGGGATAACGCCAAAAACCTTATCCCCCCATTGACATATAACGGAACACCACAAGAGTTTGACGAGGAGTTTTTTGAGAAGATAACAACCCCTGTACAAAAGGTATCGGGATTGATGGTAGATATGGAAAATTTCCAAATGCAGTTGGACGATGCAAAAAAGCAATCTGCAATGGAAAAAGATAAATCCGACAAGGAGAAAAAGTTACAGGATGCCAAAGACAAAAAATATAAGGATGCAATGGCAAAAGCGGACGAACTCGAAAAAGAGGGTAAATACCGTGATGCGTGGGTAAAAGTTCCCGAGCCTGCCGAATACCCCGAAAAGAAAGAGGAAATCATCAAACGCAGGTCGGAATTATCGGCAAAATTTGCCCCCGACCTTTTCGGAACACCACAGGAACAGGAAAAATCCGAACCACAACAAGAGGGACTTTATCCGAACTATCCCGAAAGCGAAGAAAATGACGTGTATTACGAAGAAGATGAACAGGAATATTAA
- the dinB gene encoding DNA polymerase IV: MERAVVHMDLDTFFVSCERLNNDKLKGIPVIIGGGDRGVVASCSYEARYFGVRSAMPVKMALRLCPEAKVIKGDMEMYSKLSHTVTEIIEEKAPVVEKASIDEHYLDISGIDRFFGAYQWTNELMQSVTRHTGLPVSFALSVNKTVAKIGTGEAKPSGKKEIRQEMVRPFLNPLSIKKIPGVGDASFQLLSRIGIRQIHTLAEMPMEVLQQMIGKNGIDLWKKANGIDNHPVEPYSERKSLSTEHTFTQDTIDIPKLKALISGMVEKLAYQLRSEQWLTSTVVIKIRYANFDTETKQCRVSYTSADHTLLKAVLELFDKLYNRRMRIRLIGIRFTGLVRGSLQINLFEDTQEMVALYQAMDRIKNRFGYDKVGRACGFRFKVKEGQ; this comes from the coding sequence ATGGAACGAGCTGTTGTCCATATGGATTTAGACACTTTTTTTGTGTCCTGTGAACGGTTGAACAATGATAAGCTGAAAGGAATCCCCGTAATCATCGGTGGTGGCGACCGCGGTGTGGTGGCTTCGTGTTCCTATGAAGCAAGGTACTTCGGGGTACGTTCGGCTATGCCCGTTAAAATGGCATTAAGGCTGTGCCCCGAAGCAAAAGTCATTAAAGGCGATATGGAAATGTACTCGAAACTTTCCCATACCGTAACGGAAATTATCGAGGAAAAAGCACCTGTAGTGGAGAAAGCCAGCATTGACGAGCACTATCTGGATATTTCGGGTATAGACCGCTTTTTCGGAGCTTATCAATGGACGAATGAACTGATGCAGTCGGTTACCAGACATACAGGACTGCCTGTTTCTTTTGCTCTGTCGGTTAATAAAACCGTGGCAAAGATCGGTACCGGCGAAGCTAAGCCGAGCGGTAAAAAGGAAATCCGGCAGGAAATGGTACGCCCGTTTCTGAATCCCTTATCCATCAAAAAAATTCCCGGCGTCGGCGATGCTTCCTTTCAGTTATTGTCACGTATCGGTATCCGCCAGATACATACGCTGGCGGAAATGCCGATGGAGGTCTTGCAGCAGATGATCGGCAAAAACGGTATTGACCTGTGGAAAAAAGCCAACGGCATTGATAACCATCCGGTGGAGCCTTACTCGGAAAGAAAGTCATTATCCACCGAGCATACTTTTACACAGGATACCATTGACATTCCTAAGCTAAAGGCACTCATAAGCGGTATGGTCGAAAAGCTGGCGTACCAGCTCCGCAGCGAACAATGGCTGACCTCTACCGTAGTGATTAAGATCCGCTATGCCAACTTTGATACCGAAACCAAACAATGCCGTGTTTCATATACTTCGGCAGACCATACGCTGTTAAAAGCGGTATTGGAATTGTTTGACAAGCTCTACAATCGCCGGATGCGCATCCGTTTGATCGGTATCCGTTTTACGGGGCTGGTACGGGGAAGCTTGCAGATCAACCTGTTTGAGGATACGCAGGAAATGGTTGCACTATACCAGGCAATGGATCGGATTAAAAACCGATTTGGCTACGATAAGGTGGGGCGTGCCTGCGGGTTCCGTTTTAAAGTCAAGGAAGGACAATAG
- a CDS encoding DUF932 domain-containing protein, translated as MAHNINFNEQTGRYSFFSVQQKAWHGLGQIVEQYPTSEEAIRHAGLDYEVVKSPLFTKGSGIIETAQGIEIGNTELEVPDYFANIRTDNNAVLGVVGKDYHIVQNRDAFNFFDSIVGSGEGILYETAGALGKGERIFITAKLPDYIRVGTGDDVTEKYIFLTTSHDGSGSITAAFTPIRIVCQNTLNASLRNMTNVVRIKHTSGAKQRIENAHKIMGLANTLSNQLEGIFNEWAKVKVTDREVKKLIQMALCPNKETFDLLKKGAEDEVSTVFKNVVDNVFTYAMISDTQKMDTTKGTLFGAYNAVTGYYQNVRNYKNDEAKLQSIVLGGTAQQKTQKAFDLCTAFATEGAEILNFN; from the coding sequence ATGGCACATAACATCAATTTCAACGAGCAAACAGGGCGTTATTCATTTTTCAGCGTTCAGCAAAAAGCGTGGCACGGTTTAGGACAAATCGTGGAACAGTACCCAACAAGCGAAGAAGCTATCCGCCACGCAGGGTTAGATTACGAGGTCGTAAAAAGCCCTCTGTTTACCAAAGGTTCGGGCATCATCGAAACCGCACAGGGTATCGAAATCGGTAACACGGAATTGGAAGTTCCCGACTACTTTGCCAATATCCGTACAGACAACAATGCGGTATTGGGTGTAGTCGGCAAGGATTACCACATCGTACAAAACCGTGATGCGTTCAATTTCTTTGACAGCATTGTAGGCAGTGGCGAGGGTATTTTATACGAAACCGCAGGAGCATTAGGTAAAGGGGAACGCATTTTTATCACAGCCAAATTGCCCGACTATATCCGTGTAGGTACTGGCGATGACGTAACGGAAAAATACATTTTCCTTACCACTTCGCACGATGGTAGCGGAAGTATTACCGCAGCGTTTACGCCTATCCGTATTGTTTGCCAAAACACTTTGAACGCATCGCTACGCAATATGACCAATGTGGTGCGTATCAAACACACTTCGGGTGCAAAACAGCGTATCGAGAACGCCCATAAGATTATGGGATTGGCTAACACATTGAGCAATCAATTAGAGGGCATTTTCAACGAGTGGGCAAAGGTAAAAGTTACCGACCGAGAAGTCAAAAAACTCATCCAAATGGCACTTTGTCCGAACAAGGAAACTTTTGATTTGCTCAAAAAGGGTGCGGAAGACGAAGTTTCGACCGTATTTAAAAATGTAGTGGATAATGTCTTTACCTATGCAATGATAAGCGACACGCAGAAAATGGACACTACCAAAGGTACGCTGTTTGGTGCGTACAATGCCGTGACAGGCTACTATCAGAATGTACGCAATTACAAGAACGACGAAGCCAAACTGCAAAGCATCGTATTGGGCGGTACGGCTCAACAGAAAACACAGAAAGCGTTTGACCTGTGTACCGCTTTTGCGACAGAGGGAGCAGAAATCCTAAACTTTAATTAA
- a CDS encoding ISAon1 family transposase → MGGFFGVNGKKLQRQYKKHLSSFSTWQPKEHAHQWIVYPQNIGTHLAIDEVALSQGELYTIVTNKKAKGKKGSLVAIIAGTKTEQVIEHISKIDLKKRQAVIEITLDMANSMKLIAKKCFPKAVQVTDRFHVQKLTLEALQELRIKHRWEAMDKENQAVLQAKSENKTYNPPILNNGDTVKQLLVRSRYLLYKSREKWTKNQEERAEILFKLYPDIKTAYSLSAQLRTIYNSKNDKNSAMLKLAHWYRKVEEAGFKNFNIVLNTIKGNYQSILNYFDNRSTNASAEAFNAKIKAFRSQFRGVRKIDFFLFRLSKLFA, encoded by the coding sequence ATCGGAGGGTTCTTTGGCGTTAACGGCAAAAAACTTCAAAGGCAATATAAAAAACATCTCAGCTCATTTAGCACTTGGCAACCCAAGGAACACGCTCATCAATGGATTGTTTACCCCCAAAACATTGGTACGCATTTGGCAATTGACGAAGTAGCCTTGTCTCAAGGCGAACTTTATACCATTGTTACCAATAAAAAAGCCAAGGGTAAAAAAGGATCATTAGTTGCCATTATTGCCGGAACCAAAACAGAACAAGTTATTGAACATATTAGTAAAATAGATTTAAAAAAAAGACAAGCAGTTATTGAAATTACTTTAGATATGGCTAATTCTATGAAGTTAATAGCCAAAAAATGTTTTCCAAAAGCAGTACAAGTGACAGATCGTTTCCACGTGCAAAAATTAACCTTAGAAGCGTTACAAGAACTTAGAATAAAGCATCGATGGGAAGCTATGGATAAAGAAAATCAAGCCGTACTACAAGCTAAATCAGAAAACAAAACATATAACCCACCAATTTTAAACAATGGCGATACTGTAAAGCAATTGTTGGTCAGAAGCCGTTATTTACTGTATAAATCAAGAGAAAAATGGACAAAAAATCAAGAAGAAAGAGCCGAAATCCTATTTAAATTATATCCCGATATTAAAACAGCATATTCTTTATCCGCACAACTACGAACTATCTACAATAGTAAAAACGATAAAAATAGTGCTATGCTAAAATTAGCACATTGGTATAGAAAAGTAGAAGAAGCGGGCTTTAAAAACTTCAATATTGTTCTCAATACCATAAAGGGTAATTACCAATCAATACTAAACTATTTCGATAATCGAAGCACCAATGCATCAGCAGAGGCTTTTAATGCTAAAATTAAAGCTTTTAGATCACAATTTAGAGGTGTTAGAAAAATTGATTTTTTTCTGTTTAGATTATCTAAGCTTTTTGCTTAA
- a CDS encoding GNAT family N-acetyltransferase, producing the protein MNVKIRTEKKEDFNAVFALIKNAFEKERFTDHKEQYLVERLRNSDAFIPELSLVAEVNNEIIGFILLTKINIVDADTNSYPSLALAPVAVLQNFQGKGIGGKLIEFAHKKAKDLGFGSVILLGHESYYPRFGYKMTKEFGIQLPFDVPEANCLAIELVENSLQNVKGIVQYPKEFEL; encoded by the coding sequence ATGAATGTAAAAATAAGAACCGAGAAAAAAGAAGACTTCAATGCTGTTTTTGCGTTGATAAAAAACGCCTTTGAAAAAGAACGGTTTACCGACCATAAGGAACAATACCTGGTTGAACGGTTAAGGAATTCCGATGCGTTCATCCCGGAATTATCGCTTGTTGCCGAAGTAAACAATGAGATCATCGGTTTTATATTGCTTACAAAAATCAACATCGTGGATGCGGACACCAATAGTTACCCTTCACTTGCATTGGCTCCGGTTGCTGTACTGCAAAATTTTCAGGGTAAGGGTATTGGGGGGAAGCTGATTGAGTTTGCCCATAAAAAAGCCAAAGATTTAGGCTTTGGCTCGGTAATATTGTTGGGACACGAAAGCTATTATCCAAGATTCGGTTATAAGATGACAAAGGAATTTGGAATCCAACTGCCTTTTGATGTTCCGGAGGCTAATTGTCTGGCAATAGAGTTAGTTGAAAACTCCTTACAAAATGTAAAAGGAATTGTTCAGTATCCAAAAGAATTTGAACTTTAA
- a CDS encoding GIY-YIG nuclease family protein, which translates to MRYDLTEIINCLPCSAGVYFFYDEKDELIYIGKSINIKKRVQQHFSGKDRKSLKIQLFTKRIACEVMGSELISLLYESDLIKKHQPLYNRSQRRTIYQYGLYKEDVNGYKGLIIEKIQSEKEEITSFTTLREAKSALFRITESYRLCQKINGLYKSSSSCFQYQLKECNGACVDKESKETYNSRVDAFLNKTTFEKFTKLFEVAGRTDDEKGIVYIENGVYKGFGFCSKETANEQRLSHIKSYQDNKDVRRILMRYLIGI; encoded by the coding sequence ATGAGATACGATTTAACCGAAATAATTAACTGCCTGCCTTGCAGTGCAGGCGTTTATTTCTTTTATGATGAAAAAGACGAACTGATCTATATCGGCAAAAGCATCAACATTAAAAAACGGGTACAGCAGCATTTTTCGGGCAAAGACCGGAAATCACTGAAGATACAGCTGTTTACCAAACGGATTGCCTGCGAAGTCATGGGGAGCGAATTGATTTCGTTACTATATGAATCAGATTTAATCAAAAAACACCAGCCCCTTTACAACCGTTCGCAGCGGCGCACCATTTACCAATATGGTTTGTACAAAGAAGATGTTAATGGCTATAAAGGATTGATTATCGAAAAAATACAATCCGAAAAGGAAGAAATCACTTCTTTTACCACCTTAAGGGAAGCCAAATCGGCATTGTTCCGTATTACGGAAAGCTACCGTTTGTGCCAAAAGATAAATGGTCTTTACAAAAGCAGTTCTTCCTGTTTCCAATACCAGTTAAAAGAGTGTAACGGAGCTTGTGTAGATAAGGAATCCAAGGAAACATACAACAGCCGTGTGGATGCTTTTTTAAACAAAACCACCTTTGAGAAATTCACGAAGTTGTTTGAGGTTGCCGGAAGGACGGATGATGAAAAAGGAATTGTATATATTGAGAACGGTGTGTACAAAGGTTTTGGATTCTGCTCCAAAGAAACAGCAAACGAACAACGATTGTCGCATATCAAAAGCTATCAGGACAATAAAGACGTACGACGGATTTTGATGCGGTACCTTATCGGTATTTAA
- a CDS encoding XRE family transcriptional regulator → MPFLSENMRYLRNQLGSSQQKVADALGITRGRYAKYEDGASDPPLDILLKISRYYHVSIDLLLSVDLRKISIKEIMELPDNRIILPVVVNGGKEHQIEIVPHKASMGYLDGYADPEYIESLQTISLPFLGSGKYRAFPVEGDSMPPHKDGSYIVGKYVENVRELKKGKGYVFITRNEGMTYKKLVKATDGYLLVAADNDFYEPYEIPLTDVLELWEYAASIATEEFTKEDFNLDNQTIISMFRELKAEVANLKNRGK, encoded by the coding sequence ATGCCGTTTCTATCAGAGAATATGCGCTATTTACGCAATCAGTTGGGAAGCTCTCAGCAAAAGGTCGCCGATGCCCTTGGCATCACGCGTGGACGTTATGCAAAATATGAAGATGGGGCGTCCGATCCGCCGTTGGATATACTGTTGAAAATATCAAGGTACTACCACGTGAGCATCGATCTTTTATTGTCGGTTGATTTACGGAAAATTTCCATAAAAGAAATTATGGAACTGCCCGACAACCGGATCATCCTGCCCGTGGTTGTAAACGGCGGAAAAGAACACCAGATTGAAATCGTACCGCATAAGGCATCAATGGGTTATCTGGACGGCTACGCCGATCCGGAGTATATCGAAAGCCTGCAAACCATTTCATTACCATTTCTGGGATCGGGAAAATACCGGGCGTTTCCCGTAGAAGGTGACAGCATGCCGCCCCATAAAGACGGCTCCTATATCGTCGGAAAATATGTTGAGAATGTCCGTGAACTGAAAAAAGGGAAAGGCTACGTATTCATTACCAGGAACGAAGGGATGACCTATAAAAAGCTGGTGAAGGCAACAGACGGCTACCTGTTGGTAGCTGCCGACAATGATTTTTATGAGCCGTATGAGATCCCCTTGACCGATGTGCTGGAACTTTGGGAATATGCCGCAAGTATTGCCACCGAGGAATTTACCAAAGAAGATTTCAATCTTGACAACCAGACCATCATCAGTATGTTCCGAGAGCTGAAAGCCGAAGTTGCCAACCTGAAAAACCGGGGAAAATGA
- a CDS encoding PRTRC system protein C produces the protein MLLTLDRPRIFILKENGQDVRLTDPEPRWSVQAVMNFFANRYPILTTAKASAPQIKDEAIEYRFESVMGTKG, from the coding sequence ATGTTATTGACGTTAGACAGACCGAGAATTTTTATACTCAAAGAAAACGGACAGGATGTAAGGCTTACCGACCCCGAACCCCGTTGGAGCGTACAGGCGGTAATGAACTTTTTCGCCAACAGATACCCCATTTTAACCACCGCAAAGGCATCTGCACCGCAAATTAAGGATGAAGCAATCGAATACCGTTTCGAGAGCGTAATGGGTACGAAAGGTTAA
- a CDS encoding PRTRC system ThiF family protein codes for MKTEKEKVHFTDNYLLDPTNPITVNVIGAGGTGSKVLTALMEMNHSLIALEHAGLQVRLWDDDIITTANLGRQRFADCEVGLYKSVALINRCNRFSGTNWKAETQKFEKDFFGKCPNTALATITITCVDSVKARFEVAEILKARGYGGNYRDTPTYWLDFGNSRHTGQVLLSTVGKIQQPKSEKFETVAKLPFVTDEFGELLRQSEQQDDTPSCSLAEALDKQDLYINSSLTQMGCSLLWSLFRNGMTPYRGFFHNLKDFTTHPIKVA; via the coding sequence ATGAAAACAGAGAAAGAAAAAGTGCATTTTACGGACAATTATTTACTTGACCCGACCAATCCGATAACGGTCAATGTAATCGGTGCAGGCGGTACAGGCTCAAAGGTTTTGACCGCCTTAATGGAAATGAACCACAGTTTGATTGCATTGGAACACGCAGGGTTGCAGGTACGGTTATGGGACGATGACATCATCACAACGGCAAATTTAGGCAGACAGCGTTTTGCCGACTGCGAGGTAGGCTTGTATAAATCGGTTGCTCTCATCAACCGTTGCAACCGCTTTTCGGGTACAAACTGGAAAGCCGAAACCCAAAAATTTGAAAAAGACTTTTTCGGAAAATGCCCAAATACGGCATTAGCAACCATTACCATTACTTGCGTGGATAGCGTAAAGGCGAGATTTGAGGTCGCCGAAATTCTGAAAGCAAGAGGTTACGGGGGGAATTACAGGGATACACCGACCTATTGGTTAGACTTCGGCAACAGCCGGCACACAGGGCAGGTCTTGTTATCCACTGTCGGCAAAATCCAGCAACCAAAGTCCGAGAAATTTGAAACGGTAGCAAAACTGCCCTTTGTTACCGATGAATTTGGCGAACTGCTCAGACAGTCCGAACAGCAAGACGATACGCCAAGTTGCAGTTTGGCAGAAGCATTGGACAAGCAGGATTTGTATATCAATTCCTCGCTAACTCAAATGGGTTGCTCGTTACTGTGGAGCTTATTCCGCAATGGTATGACACCGTACAGGGGATTTTTCCATAACCTTAAAGATTTTACCACCCACCCTATAAAAGTCGCCTGA
- a CDS encoding single-stranded DNA-binding protein produces the protein MNIIGRLTRDAEVRTTSQDKQVVNFSVAVNDSYQNKEGERIEQTAYFDCSYWKTPNVVKMLTKGLLVELTGRISTRAWIGKDGEPKAGLNFHTSDIKPLAGGRKAETVQATAQSETNSIAGQSTEDDLPF, from the coding sequence ATGAACATCATCGGAAGACTGACAAGGGATGCGGAAGTACGCACAACGTCACAGGACAAACAGGTAGTAAACTTTTCGGTAGCGGTAAACGACAGCTATCAGAACAAAGAGGGCGAACGGATTGAGCAAACCGCCTATTTCGACTGCTCCTATTGGAAAACCCCTAACGTAGTGAAAATGCTGACCAAAGGTCTATTGGTAGAACTCACAGGCAGGATAAGCACAAGGGCGTGGATAGGCAAAGACGGAGAACCAAAAGCAGGTTTGAATTTCCATACCTCCGACATCAAACCACTTGCAGGTGGCAGGAAAGCCGAAACCGTACAGGCTACTGCACAATCGGAAACCAATAGTATAGCAGGACAATCAACGGAAGACGACCTACCATTCTAA
- a CDS encoding ISAon1 family transposase N-terminal region protein: MEAYLELLKLILPTFLVDHFDLNSFKNSEENLHLYFEEKLSPPKEFNSEDLVSKGFLDEITIQDFPLRGKLVYLHIKRRRWTNKNTGEIVKRNWQLVAKGTRMTQEFAAFLKEINR; the protein is encoded by the coding sequence TTGGAAGCATATCTAGAATTATTAAAACTTATTTTACCTACCTTTTTGGTTGATCATTTTGATTTGAACTCTTTTAAAAATTCAGAAGAAAACCTACATCTATATTTTGAAGAAAAATTAAGCCCTCCAAAAGAGTTTAACTCTGAAGATTTAGTATCTAAAGGTTTTTTGGATGAAATTACCATTCAAGACTTTCCTCTTAGAGGCAAGCTTGTTTATTTACACATTAAACGCCGTCGTTGGACAAACAAAAACACCGGCGAAATAGTTAAAAGAAATTGGCAGTTAGTAGCTAAAGGAACCCGTATGACGCAAGAATTTGCGGCTTTTTTAAAAGAAATTAATAGATAA
- a CDS encoding molybdenum ABC transporter ATP-binding protein, whose protein sequence is METKSIATKFVRHDVPELKTLQNAKVYLLREKLNKGEKMNRAEKNWLAEAVNRNAFFKRAVPLQGYRFGFEDVLKTYVVKQYGSWAEYNAPDKTSLRSIVYGSIDRIAEISN, encoded by the coding sequence ATGGAAACAAAATCAATAGCCACAAAGTTTGTCCGCCACGATGTTCCCGAACTCAAAACCCTGCAAAACGCAAAGGTTTACCTGTTGAGGGAAAAACTGAACAAAGGCGAAAAGATGAACCGAGCCGAAAAGAATTGGCTTGCAGAAGCCGTAAACCGAAATGCTTTTTTCAAAAGAGCCGTTCCCTTGCAGGGTTATCGCTTCGGGTTTGAAGATGTTCTGAAAACCTATGTCGTTAAGCAGTACGGCAGTTGGGCAGAATACAACGCTCCCGACAAAACAAGTCTTAGAAGTATTGTTTACGGCAGTATTGACCGGATAGCAGAAATCAGTAACTAA